Proteins encoded by one window of Rhodococcus sp. OK302:
- a CDS encoding class F sortase, giving the protein MTESDGPRSAGRHRRTRPRIRSVVGLCLALALLVTGAVMLAVDARRPTPVDPHPPGVAHGESTGQAPEAIDRDALIEPNTLVLNRIGVRAPIVDATVPGGVLTPPDDVSMVGIWVDGAPLVADEGTTLLAGHVNLVGQGNGALFNLALMQPGDIVRTADSEGRPMSWRVTSVVDRPKVDGIEESVLDGPTGPRRLAVVTCGGDLSYANGVGNYEDNVYLYADQVN; this is encoded by the coding sequence ATGACCGAATCCGATGGGCCACGATCAGCAGGTCGCCATCGTCGAACTCGCCCGCGCATTCGCTCCGTCGTCGGCCTGTGTCTTGCACTGGCATTGTTGGTGACCGGAGCAGTGATGCTTGCTGTAGACGCTCGACGTCCGACTCCGGTCGACCCGCACCCGCCGGGAGTAGCTCACGGCGAGAGCACCGGGCAGGCGCCGGAAGCCATCGACCGGGACGCGTTAATAGAGCCGAACACCCTGGTATTGAACCGGATTGGTGTGAGAGCGCCGATCGTGGACGCGACGGTGCCCGGCGGCGTGTTGACCCCGCCGGACGACGTGTCGATGGTGGGTATCTGGGTGGACGGCGCGCCGCTGGTGGCCGATGAGGGCACAACGCTGTTGGCAGGACACGTAAATCTGGTGGGTCAGGGCAACGGAGCCCTGTTCAACCTGGCGTTGATGCAACCTGGGGACATTGTCCGTACCGCAGACAGTGAGGGGCGTCCCATGTCGTGGCGGGTGACCAGTGTGGTGGACCGCCCGAAGGTCGACGGTATCGAGGAGAGTGTCCTGGACGGGCCCACCGGGCCGCGGCGGCTGGCGGTGGTCACGTGCGGAGGCGATCTGTCCTACGCGAACGGGGTAGGCAATTACGAGGACAACGTGTATCTATATGCGGATCAGGTCAACTGA
- a CDS encoding MspA family porin produces the protein MSAMWQKSVVSMVAAGAVVLGTCGVASAEPTKLESKSDSKTTDDGWVLAVSATELSANPVPNLAASRFTREGFLSSKTTGTITGAGTAPVRTGYIEQGLQVGCAVDVSSGVTAGLAMTIGPSVGISLTGPNAGLNANIGPSISAQVKLGTITTIPLGKKDLEGARASVSTSNLHVKVDGCFGAVSIRSYSMLAASTATSDDSVYVYSEPTWL, from the coding sequence ATGTCTGCTATGTGGCAGAAGTCTGTCGTGTCCATGGTCGCTGCAGGCGCGGTAGTGCTGGGGACCTGCGGGGTCGCATCGGCGGAGCCGACGAAGCTGGAGTCGAAGTCGGATTCCAAGACCACCGACGACGGTTGGGTGTTGGCGGTCTCGGCGACGGAGTTGTCGGCGAACCCGGTACCGAACCTGGCCGCGTCGCGGTTCACCCGCGAGGGCTTCCTGTCGTCGAAGACGACCGGCACGATCACCGGCGCGGGGACGGCTCCGGTGCGGACCGGCTACATCGAACAGGGTCTGCAGGTCGGTTGCGCGGTCGACGTATCGTCCGGTGTGACAGCAGGTTTGGCGATGACGATCGGTCCGAGTGTCGGCATCTCGCTGACGGGCCCGAACGCGGGGTTGAACGCGAACATCGGTCCGTCGATCTCGGCGCAGGTCAAGCTCGGCACGATCACCACGATCCCGCTCGGCAAGAAGGACCTCGAGGGCGCGAGGGCGTCGGTGAGTACCTCGAACCTACACGTGAAGGTCGATGGTTGCTTCGGTGCGGTGTCGATCCGTTCGTACTCGATGCTCGCGGCCTCGACCGCCACCTCCGATGACAGCGTGTACGTGTACTCCGAGCCGACCTGGCTCTGA
- a CDS encoding DUF2020 domain-containing protein → MDTTDFCHIADIKDSPTLKYVPRTHDPDITDRPVLKLTHHLPAPDRHRLIHGESCWHERKEHLIEVTVAVELVNLAAPVSNTAPATEPSGWAGGRFGGDAGEGYAVSKGSVAVLVSTTRPQSVKAQPALRPR, encoded by the coding sequence ATGGACACGACAGACTTCTGCCACATAGCAGACATAAAGGATTCTCCCACCCTGAAATACGTTCCGCGAACACACGATCCGGATATTACCGACCGTCCAGTTCTCAAACTAACACATCACCTACCGGCCCCAGACCGGCACCGGCTAATTCATGGCGAATCTTGTTGGCATGAGCGGAAAGAACACCTCATCGAAGTAACCGTGGCTGTGGAACTGGTGAACCTGGCCGCACCGGTGTCGAATACCGCTCCGGCCACCGAGCCGTCGGGCTGGGCAGGGGGACGGTTCGGAGGGGACGCGGGTGAGGGCTACGCCGTATCGAAGGGGTCGGTCGCGGTGCTGGTGTCGACGACCCGACCGCAATCGGTGAAGGCGCAGCCGGCTTTGCGGCCGCGGTGA